From a region of the uncultured Desulfatiglans sp. genome:
- a CDS encoding Tetratricopeptide repeat protein: MTPRWISRVLLGLILLLMCGGAPGDVFSSEVVIRSDQQFAFARQFLDRGDYPAAAAEFERFRYFFPDDPRGDEALYLIGFCRLREGRHDEARTLFGRLVNEAADPSLAARAMFLAGESYYEEGRMEEASAVFEEVVRRYPGLEIKNAALYRLGWVDLRRDQWEKASAAFEGVSPESPLYGRAGPLAGESLKGPELPWKEPSTAGMLAAVLPGAGHAYVGRWKDGLVALLLNGVFIWAAVEAFDSDQDVLGGILAFLEAGWYSGNIYSAVNAAHKFNRKVRDDFRKGLDERLDLRLFTGGGGAVGLGVSWRF; the protein is encoded by the coding sequence TGTTGGGCCTCATCCTTCTTTTGATGTGCGGCGGCGCTCCGGGAGACGTCTTTTCATCGGAGGTGGTGATCCGAAGCGACCAGCAGTTCGCGTTCGCCAGGCAGTTTCTCGACCGTGGAGATTACCCGGCTGCAGCCGCTGAGTTCGAGCGCTTCCGCTATTTTTTCCCCGATGACCCGCGCGGGGACGAGGCGCTGTACCTGATCGGCTTCTGCCGGCTGCGCGAAGGCCGGCATGATGAGGCGCGGACCCTGTTCGGGCGCCTGGTGAATGAAGCCGCGGATCCATCCCTTGCCGCCAGGGCCATGTTCCTGGCGGGCGAGTCTTACTATGAAGAGGGGCGGATGGAAGAGGCCTCGGCCGTTTTCGAAGAGGTCGTCCGGCGCTATCCGGGGCTCGAGATCAAGAACGCCGCCCTGTATCGGCTGGGCTGGGTCGACCTGCGCCGGGACCAGTGGGAAAAGGCCTCGGCCGCGTTCGAAGGCGTGAGCCCGGAGAGTCCTCTTTACGGAAGGGCCGGGCCGCTCGCCGGGGAGAGCCTCAAGGGGCCGGAACTCCCCTGGAAGGAGCCCTCTACGGCCGGGATGCTCGCGGCGGTCCTGCCGGGGGCAGGTCATGCCTATGTGGGCCGCTGGAAAGACGGTCTCGTGGCGCTGCTCCTGAACGGCGTCTTCATCTGGGCGGCCGTGGAGGCCTTCGACAGCGACCAGGATGTCCTGGGGGGGATCCTGGCCTTTTTGGAGGCCGGGTGGTATTCCGGCAATATCTACAGCGCCGTCAATGCAGCACACAAATTCAATCGCAAGGTGCGGGACGATTTCCGCAAAGGGCTCGATGAACGCCTAGACCTGAGGCTCTTTACGGGGGGCGGGGGTGCCGTGGGGCTAGGCGTCAGCTGGCGGTTCTAA
- a CDS encoding conserved hypothetical protein (Evidence 4 : Unknown function but conserved in other organisms) produces MHEAHRPRPSRAVAGIVLAAGASRRMGTPKQLLDIQGRPLLSRVLTEVLASDLERIVLVLGYEAGSVRKSLGALLAHPKLEVVENPRFQEGMSTSLILGLETVERRFDHIMILLGDMPYTDRTVINRLIRVVPASGCPLGAAAIGGKKTHPVMVSRPLFGELHAVSGDRGAKALFVKHPEEIHLVEVEGPYDDRDLDTPEDYSRLTGRSLEPPADA; encoded by the coding sequence ATGCATGAGGCGCACAGGCCCCGCCCATCCCGGGCCGTAGCCGGAATCGTCCTCGCCGCCGGGGCCTCCAGGCGCATGGGAACGCCCAAGCAGCTGCTGGACATCCAAGGAAGGCCCCTCCTCTCCAGGGTTCTAACAGAGGTGCTCGCTTCGGACCTCGAAAGGATCGTCCTTGTTCTGGGCTATGAGGCCGGGAGTGTGCGAAAGAGCCTCGGCGCCCTTCTGGCGCACCCGAAGCTCGAGGTAGTGGAGAATCCGAGGTTTCAGGAAGGGATGAGCACGTCGCTCATTTTGGGGCTCGAGACGGTCGAAAGGCGCTTCGACCACATCATGATCCTCCTTGGAGACATGCCCTACACCGACCGCACTGTCATCAACCGGCTGATCCGGGTGGTCCCGGCGTCGGGATGCCCTTTGGGCGCGGCCGCTATAGGCGGCAAAAAAACTCACCCGGTCATGGTCAGCCGCCCGTTGTTCGGCGAACTCCATGCAGTGAGCGGGGACAGAGGCGCCAAGGCTCTCTTTGTGAAGCACCCGGAAGAAATCCACCTGGTGGAGGTCGAAGGGCCCTACGATGACCGTGACCTCGACACGCCTGAGGACTACTCCCGTTTGACGGGACGAAGCTTAGAACCGCCAGCTGACGCCTAG